The Candidatus Omnitrophota bacterium genome has a segment encoding these proteins:
- the nifJ gene encoding pyruvate:ferredoxin (flavodoxin) oxidoreductase, with protein sequence MAKKQIMIDGNEAAAHVAFKASEVIAIYPITPSSGMGELSDAWAANGQSNIWGTIPLVQEMQSEGGAAGAVHGALQRGALTTTFTASQGLLLMIPNMFKIAGELTSTVFHVAARSVATHALSIFGDHSDVMATRGTGFAMLASGSNQEVMDLALIAHAATLESRIPFLHFFDGFRSSHEVTKIEKVEDEIIKQMIDDNFVFSHRARALSPEKPVLRGTAQNPDVFFQAREAINPYYDKCADIVDQAMKKFEKLTGRKYELFQYFGAKDAEKIVVLMGSGVETAHETVDYLMKKGEKVGVLKVRLYRPFSMKHFVDALPETVKTIAVLDRTKEPGAGGEPLYLDVINALVEQGAPKFKQMPKVIGGRYGLSSKEFTPAMIKGLLDEMSKDKPKNHFTLGINDDVTNTSIEYDSTFSTENPKGVRAVFYGLGSDGTVGANKNSIKIIGENTDNYAQGYFVYDSKKAGAMTVSHLRFGPDPIHSPYLITRASFLACHQLVFIEKYDILRHLQDGGVFLLNSYHGKDEVWDSLPKQVQKQIIDKKLEFYAIDAYKVADATGMGGRINTIMQTCFFAISGVLPKEQAIEEIKKAIKKAYGKKGDKIVEMNNNAVDKAIENMHKIEYPNKVTSTLDIPPIVSGEAPEFVREVTAQIMAACGDDLPVSAFPCDGTFPTATTQWEKRNIALQIPVWEKEVCIQCGKCSAVCPHAVIRAKVYDPKSLEGAPEAFKHVPAKDKDLAGMEFTLQIAPEDCTGCGLCVTACPAKSKENAELKAINMHPQPPLREQEVKNWNFFNTIPYVDRNKVKTTVRGAQFLQPLFEFSGACAGCGETPYVRLVSQLFGDRMVVANATGCSSIYGGNLPTTPWAQNSAGRGPAWSNSLFEDNAEFGLGFRLAIDKQKQFACELVKKLESKIGGDLAKAIIQANQTEEADISEQRERVETLKEKIKNDDSFEAKQLLSVADTLVKKSVWIMGGDGWAYDIGYGGLDHVLASGFDVNVLVIDTEVYSNTGGQMSKATPRGAIAKFAAAGKPGPKKDLARMIMSYGNVYVANVALGARDEHTVKSFLEAEHYPGPSLIIAYSHCIAHGINMTEGLQYQKDAVNSGYWPLFRFNPLLKEEGKNPLVLDSQPPKIPFEEYAMKENRFKALFKSDPERAKRLMELAQKDVNEKWATYQAMASDAFVPKKNEQ encoded by the coding sequence ATGGCAAAGAAGCAAATTATGATTGACGGAAATGAAGCTGCAGCGCATGTAGCGTTTAAGGCAAGCGAGGTTATTGCAATTTATCCAATCACTCCATCGTCAGGTATGGGTGAATTGTCGGATGCTTGGGCTGCGAATGGTCAGAGTAATATTTGGGGAACGATTCCTCTTGTTCAGGAAATGCAAAGCGAAGGCGGTGCTGCCGGCGCTGTGCACGGTGCTCTTCAAAGAGGTGCGCTGACAACCACTTTTACAGCATCTCAAGGTCTTTTGTTGATGATTCCAAATATGTTTAAGATTGCAGGTGAACTAACATCAACTGTGTTTCATGTGGCAGCTAGATCTGTTGCAACTCATGCTCTTTCAATTTTTGGTGATCACTCTGATGTTATGGCGACGCGTGGCACAGGATTTGCCATGTTAGCTTCTGGGTCTAATCAAGAGGTTATGGATTTGGCTTTGATTGCACACGCAGCAACGCTTGAATCAAGAATTCCATTTCTTCATTTCTTTGATGGTTTTAGAAGCTCGCATGAAGTGACGAAGATTGAAAAAGTGGAAGATGAAATTATTAAGCAAATGATTGATGATAATTTTGTTTTTTCTCATCGAGCACGTGCTCTTTCGCCAGAAAAGCCTGTTCTTCGAGGAACAGCTCAAAATCCAGACGTGTTTTTTCAAGCGCGCGAGGCGATTAATCCTTATTATGATAAATGTGCTGATATTGTTGATCAAGCGATGAAAAAATTTGAGAAATTGACAGGGCGAAAATATGAATTGTTTCAATATTTTGGAGCAAAGGACGCTGAGAAGATCGTTGTCTTGATGGGTTCTGGCGTTGAAACAGCTCATGAAACAGTTGATTATTTAATGAAGAAAGGTGAGAAAGTTGGTGTTTTAAAAGTAAGGCTTTACAGGCCATTTTCTATGAAGCATTTTGTAGATGCTTTACCTGAAACAGTTAAAACAATTGCTGTTTTAGATCGAACAAAAGAGCCTGGGGCTGGCGGTGAGCCGCTTTATTTGGATGTAATTAATGCGCTTGTTGAGCAAGGTGCTCCTAAGTTTAAACAAATGCCAAAAGTTATTGGTGGACGCTATGGTTTGTCTTCTAAAGAATTTACACCTGCAATGATTAAAGGACTTTTGGATGAGATGTCTAAAGATAAACCAAAAAATCATTTTACTCTTGGTATTAATGATGATGTGACGAATACTTCTATTGAATATGATTCAACATTCTCAACAGAAAATCCAAAAGGTGTGCGCGCTGTATTTTATGGTCTAGGATCCGACGGAACTGTTGGGGCTAATAAGAATTCAATCAAGATTATCGGCGAGAACACGGATAATTATGCACAAGGTTATTTTGTTTATGATTCTAAGAAAGCCGGAGCCATGACTGTATCGCATTTACGTTTTGGGCCGGATCCGATTCATTCTCCATATTTGATCACACGCGCAAGTTTTCTAGCTTGTCATCAGCTTGTATTTATTGAGAAATATGATATCTTGCGTCATCTTCAAGATGGTGGTGTATTTTTGCTTAATAGCTATCATGGAAAAGATGAGGTTTGGGACAGTCTTCCAAAACAAGTTCAAAAACAAATTATTGATAAAAAATTAGAATTTTATGCAATCGATGCTTATAAAGTTGCAGATGCGACTGGCATGGGTGGACGCATTAATACAATTATGCAGACATGTTTTTTTGCTATCTCAGGTGTTCTTCCTAAAGAACAAGCGATCGAAGAAATCAAAAAAGCAATCAAAAAAGCTTATGGCAAAAAAGGCGATAAAATTGTTGAGATGAATAACAACGCTGTTGATAAGGCCATTGAGAATATGCACAAAATTGAATATCCAAATAAGGTTACAAGCACTCTTGATATTCCACCTATTGTTTCAGGGGAAGCGCCAGAGTTTGTCAGAGAAGTTACAGCGCAGATTATGGCTGCTTGCGGAGACGATCTTCCTGTAAGTGCGTTTCCATGCGATGGAACGTTTCCAACTGCGACAACCCAATGGGAAAAAAGAAATATTGCACTTCAAATACCAGTTTGGGAAAAAGAAGTTTGTATCCAATGCGGAAAGTGTAGCGCTGTTTGTCCTCACGCGGTTATTCGTGCCAAGGTGTACGATCCAAAAAGTTTAGAAGGTGCGCCAGAAGCGTTTAAGCATGTACCTGCAAAAGATAAAGATTTAGCTGGTATGGAGTTTACTCTTCAAATTGCTCCTGAAGATTGTACAGGTTGTGGGCTTTGCGTTACTGCATGTCCTGCGAAGTCTAAAGAAAATGCAGAGCTTAAGGCGATTAATATGCATCCACAGCCGCCATTACGCGAGCAAGAAGTTAAGAATTGGAATTTCTTCAATACAATTCCTTATGTTGATCGCAATAAAGTTAAGACAACGGTTCGAGGGGCTCAATTCTTGCAACCATTGTTTGAGTTCTCTGGAGCTTGCGCGGGATGTGGTGAGACGCCGTATGTGCGTTTGGTTAGTCAGCTTTTTGGTGACCGCATGGTCGTTGCGAACGCAACTGGATGTTCTTCTATTTATGGAGGGAATCTTCCGACAACGCCATGGGCTCAAAATAGTGCAGGCAGAGGACCTGCTTGGTCAAATTCTTTGTTTGAGGATAATGCTGAATTTGGTTTAGGATTTAGACTTGCGATTGATAAGCAAAAGCAATTTGCTTGCGAGCTGGTTAAAAAGCTTGAATCAAAAATTGGCGGTGATTTAGCTAAAGCTATTATTCAGGCTAATCAAACCGAAGAAGCTGATATTTCCGAGCAAAGGGAGAGAGTCGAAACGTTAAAAGAGAAAATTAAGAATGACGATTCGTTTGAAGCTAAGCAGCTTTTAAGCGTTGCTGATACGCTTGTTAAAAAGAGCGTTTGGATTATGGGTGGAGATGGATGGGCTTACGATATTGGATACGGTGGGCTTGATCATGTTCTCGCGTCTGGATTCGATGTCAATGTTTTGGTTATTGATACAGAAGTTTATTCGAACACGGGTGGGCAGATGTCTAAGGCAACTCCAAGAGGTGCGATTGCTAAATTTGCTGCAGCTGGAAAACCAGGACCAAAGAAAGATTTGGCTCGGATGATCATGAGTTATGGCAATGTTTATGTCGCTAACGTTGCCCTGGGAGCAAGAGATGAGCATACGGTTAAGTCCTTCTTGGAAGCTGAGCATTATCCAGGACCATCATTAATTATTGCTTATAGTCATTGTATTGCTCATGGTATTAATATGACAGAAGGCCTTCAATACCAAAAAGATGCTGTAAATTCTGGGTATTGGCCATTGTTTAGATTTAATCCTCTTTTAAAAGAGGAGGGCAAAAACCCGCTTGTTCTAGATTCTCAACCACCAAAGATTCCTTTTGAAGAATATGCCATGAAAGAAAATCGATTTAAGGCACTTTTTAAGAGTGATCCGGAAAGAGCAAAGAGATTAATGGAGCTAGCACAAAAAGATGTAAATGAGAAGTGGGCGACTTATCAAGCTATGGCATCAGATGCGTTTGTGCCAAAGAAAAACGAGCAGTAA